The proteins below come from a single Natranaeroarchaeum aerophilus genomic window:
- the btuC gene encoding vitamin B12 ABC transporter permease BtuC — protein MGTATDSAATGETSTDEAPTATTPPLLRKTAVWTAGLGVVLLITIVVSATIGPVEIATFDVVRAVLDELSVPVGIAVDTGHVTIAQGASLPYPSPSFEYRPLFDFAVAETTRTIVVNIRLPRILLGAIVGFALASAGTVMQGFFRNPLADPSIIGVSSGAAVGAVATITIPGLAVVDLRLAAFVGALITAFAVYAMATEGGRTPVATLLLAGVAVQTFLGAVISYLLLRAGDSLEEAVYWLMGHLHYSTWDHVLFAFPVAIIGFAVLAAYTRDLNVLLLGEEDAQHLGIEVERTKRVLLAVSSLITAAAVAVSGVIGFVGLVVPHIMRLLVGPDHRILLPTSAVAGAAFLVAADTLARSGAAELPVGIVTAAIGAPFFLFLLLRREVHGL, from the coding sequence GTGGGGACAGCAACTGATTCGGCAGCGACTGGCGAAACCTCAACGGACGAAGCGCCGACAGCGACTACTCCACCATTACTACGCAAGACCGCCGTCTGGACTGCTGGCCTCGGTGTCGTACTGCTCATCACGATCGTTGTCAGCGCAACCATCGGTCCGGTCGAGATCGCCACGTTCGACGTTGTTCGGGCAGTGCTGGATGAACTCTCCGTCCCTGTCGGCATTGCTGTCGATACGGGCCACGTCACGATTGCGCAGGGTGCGAGCCTCCCGTATCCGTCCCCATCATTTGAGTATCGACCACTGTTCGACTTCGCAGTGGCCGAGACGACCCGGACGATTGTGGTCAATATTCGGCTCCCCCGGATCCTGCTTGGGGCGATTGTGGGCTTTGCACTTGCCAGTGCGGGCACAGTCATGCAGGGATTTTTTCGGAACCCGCTGGCCGATCCATCGATCATCGGCGTCTCGTCGGGGGCCGCGGTCGGGGCCGTCGCCACAATCACGATTCCGGGGCTCGCGGTCGTCGACCTCCGTCTCGCCGCGTTCGTCGGGGCACTGATCACCGCCTTTGCGGTCTACGCCATGGCGACCGAAGGCGGTCGGACGCCCGTTGCAACGCTCCTGCTTGCGGGGGTCGCGGTTCAGACGTTCCTTGGGGCAGTGATCTCGTATCTGCTGTTACGGGCGGGTGACAGTTTAGAAGAGGCCGTCTACTGGCTGATGGGTCATCTCCACTACAGCACGTGGGATCACGTCCTCTTCGCGTTCCCGGTCGCAATCATCGGGTTTGCAGTGCTTGCGGCGTACACGCGGGATCTGAACGTACTGTTGCTCGGTGAGGAGGATGCCCAGCACCTCGGTATCGAGGTCGAGCGAACGAAACGCGTGTTGCTTGCGGTGTCGAGCCTTATCACGGCCGCCGCGGTCGCGGTCTCGGGTGTGATCGGCTTCGTCGGCCTGGTCGTCCCACACATCATGCGACTGCTCGTCGGGCCCGATCATCGGATTCTGCTCCCCACCAGCGCGGTTGCAGGTGCAGCATTTCTCGTCGCCGCGGACACCCTTGCACGCTCCGGTGCCGCCGAGCTCCCTGTCGGGATCGTGACCGCCGCAATCGGTGCACCCTTTTTCCTGTTCCTGTTACTTCGCCGGGAGGTGCATGGACTGTGA
- a CDS encoding PGF-CTERM-anchored ABC transporter substrate-binding protein gives MTRTGLQVFVALLVVMAGAVGAVAPGAATADMSGQELQCEFPATFEDAGGEEVQIDEQPDEIVTLNPSAAQTMWEIGAEDRVTGVSQYAMYLDGAEERTDITDEEGGTSVEQVIDLEPDLVLAPNTIPEETVEQLRTEGDLTVYHFETATSIDDVRDKTQLIGQLVGECEGAEDTVAWMDDELEEVADRIEGEEPTVYFEFFETTPGQDTFQNDVITAAGGENVAAEAGIEGWGQMSQEQLTEQNPEWLLVIEGQELPTGEGVDQSTAMEEENVVEVTSEHIQQPAPRVVYAVSEINEQLYAESGENGVADEEVDDEEPDAIPGFGIAAALVALLSVVALRHR, from the coding sequence ATGACACGAACTGGCCTACAGGTATTCGTCGCGCTGCTGGTCGTTATGGCCGGCGCAGTTGGTGCAGTCGCGCCCGGCGCTGCGACGGCAGATATGAGCGGTCAGGAACTCCAGTGTGAGTTCCCGGCGACCTTCGAGGACGCTGGCGGCGAGGAGGTACAGATCGATGAACAACCGGACGAGATCGTGACACTGAATCCGTCGGCCGCCCAGACGATGTGGGAGATCGGCGCTGAAGATCGGGTGACGGGCGTCTCCCAGTACGCGATGTACCTGGACGGCGCAGAGGAGCGCACGGACATTACAGACGAGGAGGGAGGCACCTCGGTCGAGCAGGTGATCGACCTCGAACCCGACCTCGTGCTTGCACCGAACACGATCCCCGAAGAGACGGTCGAACAGCTCCGTACTGAGGGCGATCTGACGGTCTATCACTTCGAGACGGCCACGTCGATCGACGATGTACGCGATAAAACCCAGCTGATCGGCCAGCTCGTCGGCGAGTGCGAGGGTGCCGAAGATACTGTCGCATGGATGGACGACGAACTTGAAGAGGTTGCGGACCGAATCGAGGGCGAGGAGCCAACTGTCTACTTCGAGTTCTTCGAGACGACGCCCGGACAGGACACGTTCCAGAACGACGTGATCACGGCTGCCGGTGGGGAGAACGTGGCAGCTGAAGCGGGAATCGAAGGCTGGGGACAGATGTCACAGGAGCAACTTACCGAGCAAAACCCGGAGTGGTTGCTGGTGATCGAGGGACAGGAACTCCCGACTGGTGAAGGGGTCGATCAGAGCACCGCGATGGAGGAAGAGAATGTGGTTGAGGTGACCAGCGAGCACATCCAACAGCCCGCCCCGCGTGTGGTGTATGCTGTGAGCGAGATCAACGAGCAGCTGTACGCCGAGAGCGGCGAAAACGGCGTTGCTGACGAAGAGGTAGATGACGAGGAGCCGGATGCGATCCCCGGCTTCGGCATCGCTGCTGCGCTCGTAGCCTTGTTGTCGGTCGTCGCACTTCGCCACCGATAA